A window of Gasterosteus aculeatus chromosome 9, fGasAcu3.hap1.1, whole genome shotgun sequence contains these coding sequences:
- the c1qtnf6b gene encoding complement C1q tumor necrosis factor-related protein 6 isoform X1: protein MEAGGERGGRPTESPREGVKVSGEREREGGREGGRLLLSSSSSPLTPAASLVLLVDLQQVVSAMLAVCLRLLWLLPLACCVPSPSRPPSRLCRRCCDHTEPPAATGQRQIPEVRAVINMTILKGDKGDRGDRGTPGKPGSAGPPGHGGPAGTKGTRGQAGSPGDSCKTPRSSFSVGRRKALHSVDYYTPLVFDTVFVNPDGHFDMFKGKFYCREPGVYFFNVNIHTWNFKETYLHLMHNDREQVILYAQPSERSIMQSQSVMMPLAPGDEVWVRLYKRERENAVYSDDVDVYITFNGYLVAPGGGAG from the exons ATggaggctggaggagagagaggggggagaccaACTGAGTCCCCCAGGGAGGGGGTTAAGgtgagtggagagagagagagagagggagggagggagggagggagactgcTCCTCAGtagttcctcctctcctctgactCCTGCAGCCTCTCTTGTCCTCCTCGTGGATCTCCAGCAG GTCGTGTCGGCCATGTTGGCGGTGTGTCTGAGGCTGctgtggctcctccccctggCCTGCTgcgtcccctccccctccagacccccctccagaCTCTGCAGGCGGTGCTGCGACCACACGGAGCCCCCAGCCGCCACGGGCCAACGGCAGATACCGGAGGTCCGCGCCGTCATCAACATGACCATCCTCAAAG gagacaaaggagaCCGAGGGGACCGGGGCACGCCCGGCAAGCCCGGCTCGGCGGGCCCCCCCGGCCACGGAGGACCCGCAGGTACCAAAGGCACCAGAGGCCAGGCCGGTTCCCCCGGGGACTCCTGCAAGACCCCCCGCTCCTCCTTCTCGGTGGGCCGGCGCAAGGCGCTGCACAGCGTGGACTACTACACGCCGCTGGTGTTCGACACGGTGTTCGTCAACCCCGACGGCCACTTCGACATGTTCAAGGGCAAGTTCTACTGCCGCGAGCCGGGGGTCTACTTCTTCAACGTCAACATCCACACCTGGAACTTCAAGGAGACCTACCTGCACCTGATGCACAACGACAGGGAGCAGGTGATCCTCTACGCGCAGCCCAGCGAGAGGTCCATCATGCAGAGCCAGAGCGTGATGATGCCGCTGGCGCCGGGCGACGAGGTGTGGGTCCGCCTCTACAAGCGGGAGCGGGAGAACGCCGTGTACAGCGACGACGTGGACGTCTACATCACCTTCAACGGGTACCTGGTGGCCCCCGGCGGCGGGGCGGGCTAA
- the c1qtnf6b gene encoding complement C1q tumor necrosis factor-related protein 6 isoform X2: MEAGGERGGRPTESPREGVKVVSAMLAVCLRLLWLLPLACCVPSPSRPPSRLCRRCCDHTEPPAATGQRQIPEVRAVINMTILKGDKGDRGDRGTPGKPGSAGPPGHGGPAGTKGTRGQAGSPGDSCKTPRSSFSVGRRKALHSVDYYTPLVFDTVFVNPDGHFDMFKGKFYCREPGVYFFNVNIHTWNFKETYLHLMHNDREQVILYAQPSERSIMQSQSVMMPLAPGDEVWVRLYKRERENAVYSDDVDVYITFNGYLVAPGGGAG; encoded by the exons ATggaggctggaggagagagaggggggagaccaACTGAGTCCCCCAGGGAGGGGGTTAAG GTCGTGTCGGCCATGTTGGCGGTGTGTCTGAGGCTGctgtggctcctccccctggCCTGCTgcgtcccctccccctccagacccccctccagaCTCTGCAGGCGGTGCTGCGACCACACGGAGCCCCCAGCCGCCACGGGCCAACGGCAGATACCGGAGGTCCGCGCCGTCATCAACATGACCATCCTCAAAG gagacaaaggagaCCGAGGGGACCGGGGCACGCCCGGCAAGCCCGGCTCGGCGGGCCCCCCCGGCCACGGAGGACCCGCAGGTACCAAAGGCACCAGAGGCCAGGCCGGTTCCCCCGGGGACTCCTGCAAGACCCCCCGCTCCTCCTTCTCGGTGGGCCGGCGCAAGGCGCTGCACAGCGTGGACTACTACACGCCGCTGGTGTTCGACACGGTGTTCGTCAACCCCGACGGCCACTTCGACATGTTCAAGGGCAAGTTCTACTGCCGCGAGCCGGGGGTCTACTTCTTCAACGTCAACATCCACACCTGGAACTTCAAGGAGACCTACCTGCACCTGATGCACAACGACAGGGAGCAGGTGATCCTCTACGCGCAGCCCAGCGAGAGGTCCATCATGCAGAGCCAGAGCGTGATGATGCCGCTGGCGCCGGGCGACGAGGTGTGGGTCCGCCTCTACAAGCGGGAGCGGGAGAACGCCGTGTACAGCGACGACGTGGACGTCTACATCACCTTCAACGGGTACCTGGTGGCCCCCGGCGGCGGGGCGGGCTAA